In Candidatus Angelobacter sp., a single window of DNA contains:
- a CDS encoding leucine-rich repeat domain-containing protein, protein MNRIISTPALACLLLAMLIAGSRAADAASETPIFKDKNLEKAVRKFVFEKRDNDRPIVEADVVNLSTIQGVGMAITDLSGLEKCVNLASLDLSKNKLKSLAPLKGLAKLQYLNLAGNLVDDITPLAADAALQYVELSNNRVKDLKPLSGLTNLASLYLASNQITDISPIVKLPRMASLYLDDNHIKSLAGIGNLGGLTTLSLSRTTVSDLAPLDGLTNLFYLFLENNKIRDLTPLVKMAKKDIDGEKRFAPFLNLYIKGNPVKSGQKSQLKDFGVRLND, encoded by the coding sequence ATGAACAGGATCATTTCGACGCCCGCGTTGGCGTGTCTTCTTCTCGCGATGCTGATAGCCGGCTCGCGGGCGGCTGACGCCGCATCGGAGACGCCGATTTTCAAGGATAAAAATCTGGAGAAGGCGGTCCGCAAGTTTGTCTTTGAAAAGCGCGATAACGACAGGCCGATCGTCGAAGCCGACGTGGTCAATCTTTCCACCATCCAGGGCGTCGGCATGGCGATCACCGATTTGTCCGGGCTTGAAAAATGCGTGAACCTTGCCTCGCTCGATTTGTCGAAGAACAAACTCAAAAGCCTCGCGCCGCTCAAGGGGCTGGCCAAGCTGCAATACCTGAACCTCGCCGGCAATCTGGTCGATGACATCACGCCGCTCGCCGCCGACGCCGCGTTGCAGTATGTCGAACTGTCGAACAACCGCGTGAAGGACCTGAAACCGCTGAGTGGCCTGACCAATCTCGCGTCGCTTTATCTGGCCAGCAATCAGATCACCGATATTTCGCCGATTGTGAAGCTGCCGCGGATGGCGTCATTGTATCTCGACGACAATCACATCAAGAGCCTTGCGGGCATCGGAAACCTGGGCGGCCTCACGACGTTGTCGTTGAGTCGCACGACGGTCTCGGATCTCGCGCCGCTCGACGGGTTGACCAACCTTTTTTACCTTTTCCTGGAAAACAACAAGATACGGGACCTGACGCCACTGGTGAAAATGGCGAAAAAGGACATCGACGGCGAGAAGCGGTTCGCGCCGTTTCTGAACCTTTACATCAAGGGCAATCCGGTGAAGAGCGGTCAAAAATCCCAACTAAAAGATTTCGGAGTCCGGTTGAACGACTAA
- a CDS encoding c-type cytochrome domain-containing protein gives MKNLMAVTALFSFAVWQGSAADKVEFAKQIRPIIEQNCVKCHGPEKQKGKLRLDSKEAAMKGGKDGVVIVAGNADKSELVRRISLPKSDDDFMPSEGDPLAKEQLALIRDWINGGAEWPETAQAAKQPEPSNPLAGLPADFKAGPNEAKAATKLAQLGVDFRPVAMNTHWTEANFRPQGTSVNDSAIASLRDLASLTDLNLANTKITDAGLAAIDDLTNLTRLHLELTPITDAGLAHLKKLTNLNYLNLYGTAVTDAGLENLKGLHNLKHLYLWQTKTTEGGVKQLKEALPNAEISTGAELNTMVKKEGDGKKEEKKEEKK, from the coding sequence ATGAAAAACCTCATGGCGGTAACGGCATTGTTTTCTTTTGCCGTCTGGCAGGGCAGCGCGGCGGACAAAGTTGAATTTGCCAAACAAATCCGGCCGATCATCGAACAAAACTGCGTCAAATGCCACGGCCCGGAAAAACAAAAGGGCAAGCTCCGCCTGGACTCGAAGGAAGCGGCGATGAAAGGCGGCAAGGACGGCGTGGTGATCGTCGCCGGGAACGCCGACAAGAGCGAGCTGGTTCGCCGGATCAGCCTGCCGAAGAGTGACGATGATTTCATGCCGAGCGAAGGCGATCCGCTGGCGAAGGAACAGCTGGCCTTGATTCGCGACTGGATCAACGGGGGCGCGGAATGGCCCGAAACCGCCCAGGCGGCAAAACAACCCGAGCCGTCGAATCCCCTGGCGGGACTGCCCGCGGACTTCAAGGCGGGGCCAAACGAGGCTAAAGCAGCCACGAAGCTGGCGCAGCTCGGCGTTGACTTCCGGCCGGTCGCGATGAACACGCACTGGACGGAGGCGAACTTCCGTCCGCAGGGAACCAGCGTCAACGACTCCGCGATAGCGTCGCTGAGGGACCTCGCAAGCCTCACGGATTTGAACCTGGCAAATACGAAGATCACCGACGCCGGGCTGGCGGCCATCGACGATTTGACGAATCTGACCCGGCTGCACCTTGAGTTGACGCCCATCACGGACGCCGGACTGGCGCACTTGAAGAAGCTGACCAACCTCAATTACCTGAACCTGTACGGCACGGCCGTCACGGACGCGGGTCTTGAAAACCTCAAAGGACTCCACAACTTGAAGCATCTCTATCTGTGGCAAACAAAAACCACCGAGGGCGGCGTCAAGCAACTGAAGGAGGCATTGCCGAACGCGGAGATTTCAACGGGCGCGGAACTCAATACAATGGTCAAAAAAGAAGGCGACGGGAAGAAGGAGGAAAAGAAGGAAGAGAAGAAGTAG
- the mntR gene encoding transcriptional regulator MntR, protein MPAPSTPSQSAEDYLERIHELIEEKGYARVVDIASSLEVKQASVTSMVQKLGDLGYLNYEKYRGLVLTEKGKKVATNIQRRHETLSRFFSLFGLDAKTQKLDIEGIEHHLSPETVAVLADLARFFEESPDTLKQFLKSRKLVK, encoded by the coding sequence ATGCCCGCTCCATCAACGCCCAGCCAAAGCGCCGAGGATTATCTGGAACGAATCCATGAATTGATCGAGGAGAAGGGTTACGCGCGTGTCGTGGACATCGCTTCGTCGCTGGAGGTGAAGCAGGCGTCAGTTACCAGCATGGTGCAGAAGCTCGGCGATCTGGGTTACCTGAATTACGAAAAATACCGCGGCCTGGTACTCACCGAAAAAGGCAAAAAAGTCGCCACGAACATCCAGAGGCGCCACGAAACGCTGTCGCGCTTTTTTTCCCTGTTCGGCCTCGATGCCAAAACCCAGAAACTGGACATTGAAGGCATCGAGCATCATCTCAGCCCGGAAACGGTCGCAGTTCTGGCCGACCTGGCGCGGTTTTTCGAGGAAAGCCCTGACACGCTGAAGCAGTTTCTCAAGTCCCGCAAGCTGGTGAAGTAA
- a CDS encoding metallopeptidase family protein, whose product MPVDWPALLQIARVEVNSVVRSLPRDLRAEAGRLPVILERRPDRALRQDGVGPDTLGLFIGEPFSETGMTTAPLPAQIILFLENIWDAAGAEERVYREEIRATFLHELGHYLGLDEGDLEERGLE is encoded by the coding sequence ATGCCTGTTGACTGGCCTGCTCTCCTGCAGATTGCGCGAGTCGAGGTGAACAGCGTTGTCCGTTCATTGCCACGCGATTTGCGCGCTGAAGCCGGACGCCTTCCCGTAATTCTGGAAAGACGCCCTGACCGCGCGCTCCGGCAGGATGGGGTCGGGCCGGACACGCTTGGATTGTTCATTGGCGAGCCGTTCTCCGAAACCGGCATGACGACGGCGCCGTTGCCCGCGCAAATCATCCTGTTTCTTGAGAACATCTGGGACGCGGCCGGTGCGGAGGAGCGGGTTTATCGCGAGGAGATTCGCGCCACCTTTCTGCATGAACTGGGTCATTACCTCGGCCTGGACGAAGGTGATCTGGAAGAGCGCGGACTGGAATAG
- a CDS encoding glucose 1-dehydrogenase: MAKAMMRAVGVVPGKREVRLIEHEAPNVSAANQVKIRSLEVGVCGTDREICTFVYGAPPVGFDYLVLGHESLGEVVEVGAGVSHLKPGDLVVPSVRRPCAHERCLPCREDRQDFCFTGDFTERGIKMTHGFMTEYYVEQEKFLTYVPAELRDVAVLVEPLTVAEKGLAQVRKVQQRLPWVAPGTPPDQIGEGKTAVVLGAGPVGILGAMVLLINGFKTFVYSRSKAPNPKAELVESIGAKYISSEAETVDQLAERVGSIDLVYEAVGKAKISYDVLRILGLNGIYVFTGIPAPKPAIDVEADVIMRNLVLKNQAVVGTVNADREAFEGAIRDLGIFLKRWPTAVRSLITGRYKIDQYRDLLLGRATGIKNVIALA; encoded by the coding sequence ATGGCAAAAGCGATGATGCGGGCGGTCGGAGTCGTCCCGGGCAAACGCGAGGTGCGGTTGATCGAGCATGAGGCGCCGAATGTTTCCGCCGCAAACCAGGTCAAAATCCGATCCCTCGAAGTCGGCGTGTGTGGCACCGACCGCGAGATCTGCACGTTTGTTTATGGCGCGCCGCCGGTCGGATTCGACTATCTCGTGCTCGGCCACGAATCACTGGGTGAAGTTGTCGAGGTGGGTGCCGGCGTTTCGCATCTCAAGCCCGGCGATCTGGTGGTGCCCTCGGTCAGACGTCCATGCGCGCACGAACGTTGCCTGCCCTGCCGCGAGGACAGACAGGATTTCTGTTTCACGGGCGATTTTACGGAGCGCGGCATCAAAATGACCCACGGCTTCATGACCGAGTACTACGTGGAGCAGGAAAAGTTTCTCACTTACGTCCCCGCGGAATTACGTGACGTCGCCGTGCTCGTCGAGCCGCTCACGGTCGCGGAAAAGGGTCTCGCCCAGGTGCGCAAGGTACAGCAGCGGCTGCCCTGGGTCGCGCCCGGCACACCGCCCGATCAAATCGGCGAGGGCAAGACCGCCGTAGTGCTGGGCGCCGGGCCGGTCGGCATTCTGGGCGCAATGGTGCTGCTCATAAACGGCTTCAAAACCTTCGTTTACTCGCGCTCAAAGGCGCCCAATCCGAAGGCCGAACTCGTCGAATCCATCGGGGCAAAATATATTTCGTCCGAAGCAGAGACCGTGGACCAGCTTGCGGAACGAGTCGGGAGCATCGACCTTGTTTACGAGGCCGTCGGCAAGGCGAAAATATCCTATGACGTGTTGCGGATTCTTGGATTGAACGGCATATACGTCTTCACGGGCATTCCCGCGCCCAAGCCGGCCATCGACGTTGAAGCCGACGTCATCATGCGCAATCTCGTTCTGAAAAATCAGGCCGTCGTTGGCACCGTCAATGCCGACCGCGAGGCTTTCGAAGGCGCGATTCGCGACCTCGGCATTTTCCTGAAACGATGGCCCACCGCTGTCCGCTCGCTCATCACGGGCCGTTACAAGATTGACCAATATCGCGATCTGTTGCTGGGCAGGGCGACCGGCATCAAGAACGTGATCGCGCTGGCTTGA
- a CDS encoding cyclase family protein, with amino-acid sequence MIKNWIDASVPLHTGMVHWPSDPSVHFERFADMKKGAVCNVSKMDLCCHAGTHMDGLIHFIRDGAPLDTVPFDAVIGPCRVIEIGDDDSVKPAELKKHKLRKGERVLLKTRNSKREWWNETFDTKFIHISQQAARHMVECGIRTIGIDYLSVGGYQRDGVECHQVLLGAGIWIIEGLNLTKVKAGRYDLICLPVKIRDSDGAPARAVLRAK; translated from the coding sequence ATGATCAAAAACTGGATTGACGCTTCCGTCCCGTTGCACACCGGCATGGTCCACTGGCCTTCCGATCCTTCGGTGCATTTCGAGCGGTTCGCCGATATGAAGAAAGGCGCCGTCTGCAACGTGTCGAAGATGGACCTGTGTTGCCACGCCGGAACGCACATGGACGGCCTCATCCATTTCATCAGGGACGGCGCGCCGCTGGACACAGTGCCCTTCGATGCCGTCATCGGCCCGTGCCGCGTGATTGAGATCGGGGACGATGATTCGGTGAAACCGGCCGAACTGAAAAAGCACAAACTCCGGAAGGGCGAACGCGTGCTGCTCAAGACCCGCAACTCGAAACGCGAGTGGTGGAACGAAACCTTCGACACGAAGTTCATTCACATTTCGCAGCAGGCGGCCCGGCACATGGTGGAGTGCGGCATTCGCACGATCGGAATCGATTACCTCTCCGTCGGCGGCTATCAGCGTGACGGCGTCGAATGCCATCAGGTTCTTTTGGGCGCGGGCATCTGGATCATCGAGGGACTGAATCTGACGAAGGTGAAGGCGGGCAGATACGATCTGATCTGTCTGCCGGTAAAGATCCGCGACAGCGACGGCGCACCGGCGAGGGCTGTCCTGCGCGCAAAGTAG